Within Dehalococcoidia bacterium, the genomic segment ATTATCTCACCCTCACATCCTAGAGAACCTTTCTGATAGTACTACGCTTATTATGGTAGCAAATTCTAAGGTAACCCAACGAGTGCTCTGCTACACGCAATGGCTTTTTGTTTAGTATAGCAGGGGAGTACCATAAAAAACTTTAGCGCTTCATCGGTGCTCAGGACATTAGTGGTTCGAAACTTACTTATCACTATTGTTGTATAATTCTCCCATCGGTATTTAACTGACTAGCGTTACCACTTACCTTGACTGTGTAAGGAGGGATAATGGAGCCTTCATGTGGCGACCCTAAATTTCCCATTTGGCTTGTTGCCGATTCGCCACCAAAGAAGTGGCATGAACAGCTTCTTGCACCCTTGGATCCAAGGCATCCCGCCCGTCATAATATCTGGACACCTATACTTGAATATACGCAGGAATCTTTGTACAGGAAAAAGAAGCGCAGGTTTGACACGGCGAGGTTGTATATCAGAAACGCAGTCACAAACCCTGATAATAAACCAGATGATAGGAGCTGTGATTGGACAGAGGTGCCACAAGTGAAAGCGGAAATGGATAAACTTCAGACCAAGATTGAGCATTTCAAACCTAAGATCGTTTTAACGTTTGGAGCATTTGCTTTTGAATTCCTCTAGAGAACTGAGGGTAAGGAGCCTTTACGCCGTTTCTCATACTGGGGAGCGAAATTACTGGGGGATGAGTTCAGAAAAAGTACAAAGTCCTACGATCCGTCGGCAGTAAATATCATTCCGCTACTCCATGTGAGTATATCTAGAGGAAAGTTTCTGGAGAGCCACAGATACTTTGTCAGTGAGGAGGGGGAAGAACCAGTCAACTACTTCGAGTATGTCGGCAAAATATTAGCGGATCTATTCCTATGCGAACTTGACCAAGCTCCTATCTGGGTAAAATAGCGTTACAGTGTGGCAATTTGCCTAGGAGCGCTTTAAAACTTCACCCATAGCAGATTAAAATTTGAATAAAAATTGAGATATTTTAGGCCCTATGGCCGTATTGGCGCTCATATGTAATTGTTTTTTAATTTTACAACTTGTTTTCCCTAGCATTTGGTGTAAAATGTAGCCACTAACTCCCAAGGATCTAGAAAATGGAACCGCAACTGAACCTTGAAGACGAGTTCTACTTCCAGTGGCATATCACGGAGCGGTGCAACAAACACTGTCGCCATTGCTATCAGAACAGTCATCCGACACAGGAATTACCCCTTGCCGATCTCGAATTGGTCCTTCGTCGGATGGATGAAGCACTTCTGAAATGGGAGAAGCAAGGGTCTCTCTCGCTTACAGGGGGGGAGCCGTTCGTTCGTCATGATGAGCTCTTCGCTCTGATGGATCGAGTTGACTACCTAGACAGTTTTGCCTACTATGATGTCCTTACTAATGGCTCCCTAATCTCAGATGACTTTGCGCATGCACTGAAGAACCAGAAAAAGCTGCGGCGGGTACAGGTTTCTTTAGAAGGGTCAAAACCTGCAATTAATGATGCCATCAGAGGCAAAGGAAGTTACGAGGAAACCTTGCAGTCCATTCGCCGTTTAAAGGATTGCGGTCTCGCAGTCAGCGTCATGACCACTATTAGCCACCTCAACTACAAAGACATACCCGCTCTTATCGCGTTGTTGGATGACGAGGGTGTAGACACTTTTTCCTTGGAGCGACTGATACCTGAAGGTAGAGGTGAAGGGCTTCGGGATCAGCTTCTCTCCACCCAAGAACTCAAGTCGCTTTATGAGAGGGTTCATGAAATGGCAGTGAACGGGACTAAGGTCCGAGTGCTTATGTACAGGCCGCTGTTTACTCTTGTAGCTCCCGATGACCCCACTGTAGGTGCCCTATGCTCAGCCGGTAATAATGCTTTGACTATTATGCCAGATGGGACCGTCTACCCTTGTCGCCGCCT encodes:
- a CDS encoding radical SAM protein, yielding MEPQLNLEDEFYFQWHITERCNKHCRHCYQNSHPTQELPLADLELVLRRMDEALLKWEKQGSLSLTGGEPFVRHDELFALMDRVDYLDSFAYYDVLTNGSLISDDFAHALKNQKKLRRVQVSLEGSKPAINDAIRGKGSYEETLQSIRRLKDCGLAVSVMTTISHLNYKDIPALIALLDDEGVDTFSLERLIPEGRGEGLRDQLLSTQELKSLYERVHEMAVNGTKVRVLMYRPLFTLVAPDDPTVGALCSAGNNALTIMPDGTVYPCRRLPIPIGNVLKDGLFAIWYDSDVLWKIRNPQDLGGKCRDCNLLTTCRGCRAMAFSTTGNYMAEDPQCWR
- a CDS encoding uracil-DNA glycosylase family protein, with translation MEPSCGDPKFPIWLVADSPPKKWHEQLLAPLDPRHPARHNIWTPILEYTQESLYRKKKRRFDTARLYIRNAVTNPDNKPDDRSCDWTEVPQVKAEMDKLQTKIEHFKPKIVLTFGAFAFEFL